tatattatgcataatacatttccgagaatttacattttcactgattttacattttttctggtcccctgaaaaacgtaatatagggttctactgtaattctaaattatttaaataggTATTTCTTTCATTTCATAGGGGTTTTTGGCCCAAGCCATCTGcatgtataatataaaatgacAGGGAAAACAGATTGGAGGCTTTGGGGCATTTTGCATGCCTGTGGGGAATGTTGCACCATATGTACGTTTGctcatgagcagtaacccatagcaaccaataacatgtttgcttttaaacaggtgaccagtaaattctacctgcttttattacataacccattaTAGGCATCACCTAGTTGTGAGCTACAGATCAGGGTTCCTCAGGCAATCATTGGTCAGCTAAGGCTAACCAAAACAGTGATCAAacacaattgcatttgttttgatgcATCAACTTGCACCCTGCACTTGTAGTCGTAATTGACCTCTTGAGTAGCTGTAGCTCCATTTATGTTtgattttaaaagcaaaaataaaattcctgGTTGGCATGGCTAAAAGGTAATGCAAGTTTCTCTGAGCCCAAGGTTAGAGTTTCTTTCTTTTGTTAAAGGAACTACGGGGGAGTGTATGTAGGCATACCAGCCGATGCAGTGTCTGCTGCCTGTAGCACTTCTAAAGATGGACAAAAAGGTATTATCTTCCTTCCATGGCTTCTCACCTTGTGTCTTTGTGTGTCAGGATGTGCCTCTTCCCACTGTTACAGAAAAGTTCACCTGTGGGGCACTGCCTGAGGAGAGTTTTCTCAACTCACCTTAAAGGCGCAGCACCCCAGGAAAAAGCCctggtcctgggcattctggataacaggtccaatacgtATAAATGAACTTGAGTAAGATTGGAAAATGTGTGAGCAATGTATTGCAATAGAAAATCCTAtgttccaaaaaaattcataacATATTACAGAGAGACTAAAGAGGCCTGATATAACCAAAACCACGGGGTAAGGGATTATATATAAACAATTCATCCCCCCCCCACCTTCCAGTGTAAAATAATTGTCCTAAAATCAAAACAAAGCAATTACACGGTCACTTAAAAAGCAAAAGATGAGACATTTAACCCTCATATGATGAATTTTCTCTCTTTAGTCTAGTAATACTGTCAGGTTTACTTTATTGCAGCACTTCATGatttattagattttatttagaaatccataaaaaaaagtccatgtgaATCCCTCATGCATCAGCAgagggtacaggtataggatcccttatctggaaacccgatatccagaaagctccgaattacggaagtctcccatagactctattttatccaaataatccagatttttaaaaattatttcctttttcgctgtaataataaaatagtaattttATTGTTGCCTAATTGTGACTAATGATCTGTTTGTTCTGTATTTCCAGGTTTATGCACATCCTACGGACAGAGAACAGAGCCAGCCCATCAGAGCCAGCAGGTCTGCTAACGCACGGTTCAACCTACACCTTAAAACTCTTTTTAGAACAAGTTCATACTACGGGGAAACTTATCAATCCACATCTGCTTGGTGAAATCCATTATGGAAGCTCCTGCTGACTCTTGCCGTCTTTTTTCTGAGGACTAAGATCCATGGACAACCCACACGCTTACCTTGTGTGGATGTCCAGTTGAAGGTGATGTCTTATGGGTTCAGCAATACCTGTCGCCAAAAATGTTGTGCAATTTTGCTGGCAATAAGCATTGTATATATCAATCTTGTTCACTGGGATGACAACTTGGAATTTTACACTATTGCTATTcataaagctatatatatatttagacgtTTCTAGTTGCATTTGATGTATTAGAATCCACTTAGAGAAGAAGAGAAAATAGAAAACATTGTCTATGTTGAAGTAGAGTTAGGGTTCCTCCTCCACGTTTAAATAGGATATTCTGCGTATTTCTGTTTGTTTCTCACTGTAGGAGCTACCATTTCGTCTACCAAGTTAACatgatttatttctgtatttttatagtCCAAGGAGTTGCATACCAATAATTTAAAGGAGGCATCTTAGAAATGGAAATAAATTTGCTTTACATACCAAGAAAACATATATTGTCCCATTACACAGTTTAATGTCCCTCTTAACATTCTGCAACCAAGCTATACTATGgctagcttaaaggggtggttcacccttcagttacatttttgcgatttatagaatggccaaacaAATTttgacttcattatttttttttaaagttgtttaattatttgcctttttctgactcgttccagctttcaaatggggttcactgaccccatctaaaaacaaatgtcctgtaaTGCTGCATCACTTTAGGTCACATGATTAAAGGGATCAAACCCCCCTTccattccctaatttgcatatgcaaataagccttCACATTCTGTTCAGGATTCAGTGGAATCCTTCCTGAATGATTTGAGGTTTGGATGAATCTCGAAAatgtggatttgctgcatccccaGTCTCTACTAAAAGATTCAGCAGCAATGGCAGCAGCAATTGTATAGAACCTCTAGGccaacttttcactttttcaacACTAATGGGTCAGAAACAAGGATCAGCATAACACATGggatttaaaagaaaatacttaTGGACATTGTTGTATAttgatgggcagatttattaaggctcgaaattgtaaattcgaattttcgagtgtcaaaattcgaacattcaaattttcaatcCCCCTATTCCAATGTAAATTCggatgtgagatttatcacacctcgaccatggaaatagccctaatttgaatattagcCACCTAAAAACTGCAGGGTTCAATTACAAACCAATAGCAGAAGTTTGTTGAGagacatttggagatgttaatagccttcctgacattcaagtttttttttcaggagaaaaactcaattagattcgaattttcaTGCTagaaccatttgat
Above is a genomic segment from Xenopus laevis strain J_2021 chromosome 3L, Xenopus_laevis_v10.1, whole genome shotgun sequence containing:
- the LOC108711035 gene encoding overexpressed in colon carcinoma 1 protein homolog isoform X2 yields the protein MGCSNSSSAGGPGGASKDPAEESTSEEEKRRNYGGVYVGIPADAVSAACSTSKDGQKGLCTSYGQRTEPAHQSQQVC